The DNA segment aacagtgaagTTCCGCTTGTGTTTGGAACTCACAATTTGAGTTTGGTGCATTGGTGCAGATTTGTCCTGAGGTCGGTTTACCTCACACTTTCTTTACTGTCCAGTTGTCAGAGGATAGGTTGACGAGATATTGGTCCAGGTCTCAGGATATATAGTGGATGTAGTTTGAGGAATTGTTGGTTTATGTgtctgaaaaacagaagaaaagagatCAGTAACTATGCCAGGATGTTGGACTGCGGGAATCATTGACTGAAATATCTCACCTCTGCATTCGTATTTGAGATCTGAGAAGTATACCATCTCCTGAGAGAAGACGTACAGTCCTAGTCGTCCACCAGCATACGTTTTGTCATAGATGTTTCCAGAATCTGCCATGATTCTCTTGCCTTCATACATAACCACTCTGCAAAGACAATAAATTAATTCCATGTTGGCAGAAGATCAGTGAGCTTTTTTTTATGATGCTCACCTAATAAGTCCAGTCTTAGGTCTGTGGATCAGGTGCCATCTGTAGGCGGTGAAGTCCTTCCAGCCAATGTTCTTGGGGTCGTGCCACAGTGTGCGGACCTGAGAACAAGTCATTCACTTTGTTATATTGCGTTTTATTTACCAGACCCATTTGTGAGCTAATCGGCACTCACCTGTCCGGGAGTGTCCCCAGTGTGCCACAGTGCATTCCTGAGGTGCTCGCCGGGTCCAGTGGTCGAGTTCACGACCTTGATAGATAAGCCAGAGTAGCCTTGAGCTCTTGTTGGTGTGTGGGACCAGTATGTTTGCGTGATCTGTTTCCACATGACTGTGTAGAAGCGTGAGCTGGACTGGTAGCCAAAGACAAAGCCGGCATAGTCGTCATCTCTTTCAGTGTTGATGAAGAAGGTGCCGCTGAAGTCAACAGCGCTGAACTCATCAAAACCTTTATCAACACACAAGCGGGTTGGACAATAAACACAAGCTCAGATCAGCCAAAATGTTCCTGGTGCCATGTCACGTACCAACAGCAATGCCAGGGTCACAGTTGACGGTCTGCACCAGCTCTTTTCCTTGATGCCGAACGACCCAGTTAGGATCGATCTGTGAGGTTCCTTTAGGATCGAGAGGAACCATCTGGAACCTTCTGAAGTCTGTTTCACTGATAGCAAAGTTCTCCGGACAAACGTCGTTGATATCAAGCACGTTGTCTTGGTCAAAATCGTCTTTGCAAATGTCACCACGACCATCGCCTGAAATGACCAAAACACCATGATTGGGGATGATGTTGTGGGAGGAGAAGACTGTCTAACAAATGCAGCACAAGAGTGTGACTCACCATCAGAGTCAAGTTGATCGGGGTTAAAGGCCAGTCTGCAGTTGTCTTTGTCATCAGGAATGCCGTCGTTGTCATCATCGTGGTCACAAGCATCACCCTTCCCGTCCTTGTCGTGATCAGCCTGGTTGGCATTTGGAATGTACGGGCAATTGTCCAAGTTGTTCTGGTGACCATCTTCATCAATGTCCTGGTTGTTATCACACTTGTCTCCGATTAGATCTGAATCAGAGTCGATCTGTACGAGAGCAAAGCTCCATTATAAGCATTGCCTTTTCTTAATTTTCATTAAAGCGCAAAGCAAACTTTGCGGTTACCTGATCAGGATTGTGCTCCAGTGGACAGTTGTCGCAGTGGTCTCCCACCCCATCCCTGTCGCTGTCTCTCTGGTCCACGTTGTATACGTACGGGCAGTTGTCGTTCTCATTCAAAATTCCTGCCATAGAAATCATCATTGACCTCTGTGTCATTAAACCACAGTGCAAATCCCCCCAAATGATGACTCACCATCTCCATCGATATCAACAGCGCAGGCGTCACCCTCTCCATTGTTATCAGTGTCAGTTTGGTCAGCGTTAGCCTCGAAAACGCAGTTATCGCAGCTGTCGCCAACATCATCCCTGTCTGCGTCGTACTGCGTGGGGTTGTAAAGTTTTGCGCAGTTGTCCTGCAATGACAAAATGCAAATGTTTATTGACCGCTTAGTTACCTCCCAGGGTACTTATTCATAGTTACTTATTTATGCCGCAAAGATACACCAGGAATGACTCACCCTATCATCAGGGATtccatcattgtcatcatcgGGGTCACATTCATCACCCAGGCCATCTTTGTCGTAATCTTCTTGGCCAGAGTTAGGGAGGTTGGGGCAGTTGTCCTGTAAGGTAGACAAAGGAATGGTCAGTATTGTGATCCACTTGATACTGGGTCAGCTTTGTTGATCAAGCTGAGTGGTTACCTTCTTGCAGTGGTAAGTGGCATTCTCCACACACAACAGGTCAGTGTTGGGCCATCCGTCCAGATCAGTGTCTTCTCCACAGATGTGGCCATTCCCAGCATACCCAGGCTTGCACTCACAGCGGTACATGGTCTCAGAGAACACGCCCAAGTAGATACAGTTGGCGTTCCTATTGCAGTCATGGCTTCCATCCCGGCAAGGGTTTCGAGGTTTGCAGACCTTAGACAAGACATTGCAGAGTTGGAAAACCAATACAAACATACTGTGGCGCAGGCCGATGAAATGTATGCTCACCTGTTTCTTAGCAATTGCCTGTTCCACACCTCTGCCATACGGCTGAGGTCCAGAGAATCGTGCTGGACAAGGTAGGCAGTTATAACCTGGCTCTGTGTTTTCACAGCGATGGATGCCGTTGTGTGTATGGCATGCGTCCGGCACAGCTTTGCACTCATCAATGTCTTTACACATGATCCCATTGCCACTGTAGCCAAGTGGACACTTGCCACACTTGTAAGAGCCATCGGGGAAGCTTGTGCACTTGGCTCCTGGGAAGCAGGGGTTGGACAGACAACCATCTGCAGAAAGAATAGATTAGTTAAGACACAGTGACTATGACACTCCCCTAACCATAATCTGCTTTTGATGCAAAACCCTGGTACTAGTAAATAAGAAGGTGTGCTAACCAATGGGGCAGTCCTGTTTGTTGCACACTTGAGTCGCCATTGCATCACCGACGCAATCTTTTCCTCCATATTGGGGCACAGGATCAGTGCAAAGGCGTTTTCGGGTTTGAATTCCCCCGTTGCAGGTGACGGTGCATGTGTCCCATGGTGACCAAGGTCCCCAACCTCCATTGACTAAAAGGAAAATGACAATTTATTTCACAATATTCATTTGATTTAGTGTGTTTGCAAGAGTGGAACTAATCTTACTTGGGCAATGTGGCTTGTTGCAAGTTTCTGTTTGGCGTCCTTCTCCTTTGCAGTTCATGCCACCCATCTGTGGTGTGGGGGAATTGCATAGGCGAATCCGGGTGATAACACCCTCACCACAGGTAACAGAGCAGGAGGACCAGGGAGACCAGTGGCTCCAGCCGCCATCCTGTTTGACTGTAGGCAGACGTGACATTATAACATGGTCATACCTTCATATTTCTGAATAGTTTACCAAACTTACAGCGCTTGTCACACTCTCGAGGGTAGCAGTCACGAGTCTGGACAGATGTGCCATCACAGTTACTGGTGATGCGGTCACAGGAACGTCCACGCTGCTGGGTCCCACGGCCACAAGTGACAGAACAATGTGTCCATTCAGACCAGGGAGACCATCCATCCTCTGGGTAGTCATCCTCTGCAGAGGCGAAGCGCAATACATGAGATTGTTTCCAACAGAAGACATTTTGATAAATGAGTGATATCACAGACAGGAAGAGGCTTACGTGTTCCACAGCGTGGGCAACACTCTCCATCGGGAACAGTGGCATTTGCACATGGAATGAGGGGACAGGAGATTTTGCGACAGATAGTTGCGGAGTTCTGGGAGGAAGATTTCAGATTAGAGCAAGGATCCTTACTGATTCTAACCTAGAGGTTTGTATTTTGTTACTAATAGATGGACAGTTGAGACTAATAAGTGATAGGTTCATTCCATCACTCTCACCTGGCAGGTACACTCGGTGCAGCTGTCCACGGTCCACTCGTCTTTGTCATGGTGCTTAATGCCGTTGTGGATGCAAACTCCCTTACGGATGTTTAGTTCAGCGAGGAGTTCATGGCTGACTTCAGTCTGAAAGAGAGGGAAATGAGAGGGGGGTTGGAGCCGGATGGAAAACTGTCATTTTGCCAAGGTTCCAGTATAAATGAATCACCAACTCCACCATCATTCAGACATTGCTCGACTCTAGTGAAGCAGTGCGGGAGTGACTGTGTGCCGATTCACATGGCTCTCATTAAAGACTTGGCCATGAACTGCCATTACAGCGACAAGTGGCAGTGGGAAAACTGGAAGAATAGTGGAGGAATGACAAAGTCATTTGAGGGAGAATTGGATGAACGGGGCTGCTAATTTTTCCAGCTCTCGTCAAGAACTGCTCATCTTATGTAATACGCTGGTTACAGCTCAGTTTGTTGTGAAATGATAATGCAAACCTGGTGCTTAAAAAGGCTAAATCGACTCCAGGTTAGCTTACAAATAGCGCCATATCATGCAGCCTGTGCTGGCTATTTTGTCAACTCATCATGATTTCTATAAGCATTGCCTGCGCCAGAGGTGTACGTTAAAAGATTTGCAGCCTACCACTTGACTCAGGTCATTTGTAAGCTTTTTCACGACCACCCCAAGGCCCCTCAGCTCCTTGAACATCCCGGAGATTTCATCGCATGAAAATCCACAAACGGCCTGGAGATCTAGAGGGCAGGAAATGTGATTACCAACAATGATAACTTAAAGGCTTGACAGCCACGTAGGAGGGGCGGTCTCACCTTTGGCTTTGTGGCCGGTGTAATCCGTCCTGATGGCAGGACTTGAGTTGTTGATGGGGTTCTCCAAGGACAAGATGTCAGTTAGAGGAGCTTCAGGgggaaaacacaagaggagatggatgagtTTCTGATGGGCTTTAGAGGAGGAGGAATGTGCAGTCAGTTGACAATAGTTACCTCTATTCTGGCAACCTTTGTTCCTCAGCACTGTGTCCAGAGACGTCCCAAAGACAAAGCGGACATTCTGCAGCACACCCTGATGAAAGGACAGCGTATTAGAGACTTGCATTTCCCCGAGATTCcgtgtaaaaaaatgttttcttaccATAAATTTCTCCTTGGTTGCCCCTTTTCCAATTCTGAGCTGGGCAGCGTCAGCCATGTCTCTGGAGAGCACACTCTGGATGGGAACCTCCAGCTCTGAATCATTGATCTCTTCACATCCGACCAACAGCTTAGCTCGATCATCCTGGACGAAGAGTGTGATGTTCTTCCAGTGACCTGTGGCCAAACCTGCTTCTTCGATCGACACCAAATACGGCTGGTCCCCGGCGGAGTACACCACATCCAAAGTGTTTGCTCTGCCATTGGAAATGATCTCCAAAACAGGTCCAGATCCGTCCTTCTTCTCAATGGTGAGGATGCTGCCTCTGGACTTCTTGAATTGTTTGAGGTGGGCCAGGAGCAAGAAGCCCCTTTCAGCTTGGATAGAGTCGATCAGGTCCCTGAAGGAGCTGTCGGGGACTTTGGGGATCAGGTCTGCGTTTAGGATCTTGTATGCTGGGCTGTTTGGATCGACACCTCTCACAAAAGTGACACCCTTGTTTCTTTTGTCAACCTTTGTCAGGTCGAATAGGTCATACACGCTGTTGTCATCATGGCTCTCTGCAGATGGAGAACAACAGTGTCACCtgttgtttcattcatcatAAAGTTCTAAACCAGCTTCTTGGTCTCACCTGCCAGTCTCGCACACTCACACCCCCAAAGCATGAAGAGCAGAAGGATGCCGCGCAGCATCATCTTCCCAAGTCACTATCTGTTTAACAACAATGGACAGTTCTAGACAGTTCAAATACACCAGATTCAAAAGgaacattgaaatgaaatactTGCCTCAGCtgagaacaaaacaagaaaaaaaaacctccacaaaatgaagaatgaaagaaagttCAGGTCTTCTGGTCACTGAAGGTCGTGCAGACGCAGCTCGGCTGCAAactctcttttcttcctcctctggaTTTAATTCCCAGTCTTTCACTTGTTTCACTGACTTCTCCCAGTCAATACACGCAGTATTTAACTGTTGCAGGACATT comes from the Synchiropus splendidus isolate RoL2022-P1 chromosome 16, RoL_Sspl_1.0, whole genome shotgun sequence genome and includes:
- the LOC128747860 gene encoding thrombospondin-1-like, giving the protein MMLRGILLLFMLWGCECARLAESHDDNSVYDLFDLTKVDKRNKGVTFVRGVDPNSPAYKILNADLIPKVPDSSFRDLIDSIQAERGFLLLAHLKQFKKSRGSILTIEKKDGSGPVLEIISNGRANTLDVVYSAGDQPYLVSIEEAGLATGHWKNITLFVQDDRAKLLVGCEEINDSELEVPIQSVLSRDMADAAQLRIGKGATKEKFMGVLQNVRFVFGTSLDTVLRNKGCQNRAPLTDILSLENPINNSSPAIRTDYTGHKAKDLQAVCGFSCDEISGMFKELRGLGVVVKKLTNDLSQVTEVSHELLAELNIRKGVCIHNGIKHHDKDEWTVDSCTECTCQNSATICRKISCPLIPCANATVPDGECCPRCGTQDDYPEDGWSPWSEWTHCSVTCGRGTQQRGRSCDRITSNCDGTSVQTRDCYPRECDKRFKQDGGWSHWSPWSSCSVTCGEGVITRIRLCNSPTPQMGGMNCKGEGRQTETCNKPHCPINGGWGPWSPWDTCTVTCNGGIQTRKRLCTDPVPQYGGKDCVGDAMATQVCNKQDCPIDGCLSNPCFPGAKCTSFPDGSYKCGKCPLGYSGNGIMCKDIDECKAVPDACHTHNGIHRCENTEPGYNCLPCPARFSGPQPYGRGVEQAIAKKQVCKPRNPCRDGSHDCNRNANCIYLGVFSETMYRCECKPGYAGNGHICGEDTDLDGWPNTDLLCVENATYHCKKDNCPNLPNSGQEDYDKDGLGDECDPDDDNDGIPDDRDNCAKLYNPTQYDADRDDVGDSCDNCVFEANADQTDTDNNGEGDACAVDIDGDGILNENDNCPYVYNVDQRDSDRDGVGDHCDNCPLEHNPDQIDSDSDLIGDKCDNNQDIDEDGHQNNLDNCPYIPNANQADHDKDGKGDACDHDDDNDGIPDDKDNCRLAFNPDQLDSDGDGRGDICKDDFDQDNVLDINDVCPENFAISETDFRRFQMVPLDPKGTSQIDPNWVVRHQGKELVQTVNCDPGIAVGFDEFSAVDFSGTFFINTERDDDYAGFVFGYQSSSRFYTVMWKQITQTYWSHTPTRAQGYSGLSIKVVNSTTGPGEHLRNALWHTGDTPGQVRTLWHDPKNIGWKDFTAYRWHLIHRPKTGLIRVVMYEGKRIMADSGNIYDKTYAGGRLGLYVFSQEMVYFSDLKYECRDT